A genome region from Arachidicoccus soli includes the following:
- a CDS encoding protein-disulfide reductase DsbD family protein: MRKSIWVSLSLCLLIGSTIKVFAQEQPVKFSSRIERVNDSLAVLNIRAVLAKGVELFSTKKTNPDDAFISTFAIDSSLKKYTRATDSITESGKLQTLSDTALQATLHFFTDSVTFKIPLHIPVTEEATIQGKLTWLAKKGNDYPSGEKNIIEPLKKGTPTTSIQSASKTASGTSLWGIFIGGLLAGLIAVFTPCVFPLIPVTVSFFLKRSKNRIEGIRNAMVYSLSIIFIYTIPTFILTKLFGPQIMYKIATSVTANLLFFAIFIIFALSFFGAFELTLPSSWANKTDKQAGKGGVIGTFFMALTLVIVSFSCTGPFVGTALGQLSSTGEVLPPVIGILGLSAGLAIPFTLFAVFPSMLHSLPKSGGWLNSVKVVFGFIELALAFKFLSMVDLIYGWHLLDREIFLAIWIVLAVLMGFYILGKIKLSHDSEVKYVSIPRLFFAIIAFTFAIYLLPGMWGAPLKAMSGLLPPPSTQDFDLNQLQYKIENISSAGSVNNAGTSKAIPPKLYTDKLHMPLGLTGYFDFNEGMAAAKALNKPVMLDFTGHSCANCRKMENEVWSNPDVLKMLKNDFVIISLYVDEPSTLPVSQQYKTANGKYISTLGDKNLDYEQTKFGLNSQPLYMFLDLKGNPLSDVRYGYDSNIQKFIQHLNDVKQKFETEKVTRS; encoded by the coding sequence ATGCGCAAAAGTATATGGGTAAGTTTAAGCTTATGCCTTTTGATAGGGAGTACGATTAAGGTATTTGCACAAGAGCAACCTGTAAAATTTTCTTCTAGGATCGAGCGTGTCAACGACTCCTTAGCCGTATTGAATATCCGGGCTGTATTGGCTAAAGGCGTGGAGCTTTTTAGCACAAAAAAAACAAATCCAGATGATGCATTTATTTCAACCTTTGCGATAGATAGTTCATTAAAGAAATACACCCGCGCTACGGACAGCATTACGGAGAGCGGAAAACTTCAAACGCTTTCAGATACGGCATTACAAGCAACACTTCATTTTTTTACAGATAGCGTTACCTTTAAAATTCCCTTGCACATTCCTGTCACTGAAGAAGCCACTATCCAAGGAAAACTTACCTGGTTAGCAAAAAAGGGTAATGACTATCCTTCCGGAGAAAAAAACATTATAGAGCCTTTAAAAAAAGGTACACCCACAACGTCCATTCAGTCTGCTTCTAAAACAGCTAGCGGGACTTCATTGTGGGGTATTTTCATTGGTGGATTATTAGCCGGATTAATTGCTGTGTTTACTCCTTGTGTTTTTCCTTTAATTCCGGTAACGGTAAGCTTCTTTTTAAAAAGGAGTAAAAACAGAATAGAGGGTATCCGCAATGCCATGGTCTACTCACTTTCTATTATCTTTATTTATACGATTCCAACATTTATTCTTACGAAGCTTTTTGGCCCTCAGATAATGTATAAGATAGCCACCAGTGTAACAGCGAACTTGTTATTCTTTGCCATCTTCATCATCTTTGCCCTTTCTTTCTTTGGCGCATTTGAATTGACCTTACCCAGCAGCTGGGCAAACAAAACAGATAAACAAGCTGGCAAAGGCGGCGTGATCGGAACTTTCTTCATGGCATTAACCCTGGTTATTGTCTCTTTTTCCTGTACGGGGCCTTTTGTAGGGACTGCCTTGGGTCAATTGAGTAGCACCGGCGAGGTTTTGCCACCGGTCATTGGCATTTTAGGCTTAAGCGCGGGTCTGGCTATTCCATTTACTTTATTTGCCGTTTTCCCTTCGATGTTGCACTCATTACCCAAAAGTGGTGGTTGGCTAAACAGTGTGAAAGTGGTATTTGGTTTTATTGAGTTAGCGCTGGCTTTCAAATTCCTTTCGATGGTTGATTTAATTTATGGTTGGCATTTACTCGATCGGGAAATATTCTTAGCCATATGGATTGTATTGGCTGTGTTGATGGGTTTTTATATTTTAGGAAAGATAAAACTCTCTCACGATAGTGAGGTAAAATATGTAAGTATCCCGCGCCTGTTTTTTGCGATCATAGCCTTTACTTTTGCCATTTATTTACTTCCCGGGATGTGGGGTGCTCCATTAAAAGCCATGAGTGGATTACTTCCCCCACCCTCTACCCAAGATTTTGATTTGAATCAATTGCAATACAAAATCGAAAACATTTCCAGTGCTGGATCAGTAAATAATGCAGGCACTTCAAAAGCAATACCTCCCAAATTATATACGGATAAACTGCACATGCCCTTAGGTCTCACCGGCTATTTTGATTTTAATGAAGGCATGGCTGCTGCCAAAGCTTTGAATAAACCCGTAATGTTGGATTTTACCGGACACTCATGCGCCAATTGCAGAAAAATGGAGAATGAAGTATGGAGTAACCCGGATGTATTAAAGATGTTGAAAAATGATTTTGTGATTATCAGCCTGTATGTAGATGAACCTTCTACTTTACCGGTAAGCCAGCAATACAAAACAGCAAACGGTAAATACATTTCTACATTAGGTGACAAAAACCTGGATTACGAACAAACAAAGTTTGGCTTAAATTCTCAACCGCTTTATATGTTTCTTGACTTAAAAGGTAACCCTTTAAGTGATGTACGTTATGGCTACGATTCGAATATTCAGAAGTTCATCCAACACCTCAATGATGTAAAACAAAAGTTTGAAACAGAAAAAGTAACTAGGAGTTAG
- a CDS encoding PLP-dependent cysteine synthase family protein: protein MLLEEVKRSATDISAQLQHLWHLVGNTPMLELKYTYKNKQGRIFVKCENYNLTGSIKDRMALYILNQAYKNHSIQPTDEIIEATSGNTGISFAAIGKALGHQVKIIMPNWLSKERMDIIKSLGAEVIPISKEQGGFLGSIKLSLELAEKGNVFLPKQFDNLYNAEAHEKTTGREIWEQLSNIGLKPDAFVAGVGTGGTVMGVGAYLKKKNPIVRIHPLEPFESPTLTTGYKVGSHRIQGISDEFIPAIVNLNELDSVIQAKDGDAIIMAQKLSKQLGLAVGISSGANVIGAIQLANKLGKEAVVVTVLADSNKKYLSTDLMKEEPIFADYYSTDTIFTGLLPISRLATAVL from the coding sequence ATGTTATTAGAAGAAGTAAAAAGGTCAGCAACAGATATCAGTGCACAATTGCAACACTTATGGCACTTAGTAGGCAATACGCCCATGCTTGAGTTAAAATATACCTACAAAAACAAGCAAGGTCGCATATTCGTAAAATGTGAAAACTATAATCTTACCGGTAGTATAAAAGATAGGATGGCTTTATATATTTTAAATCAGGCTTATAAGAACCATAGCATTCAACCGACTGATGAAATTATAGAAGCAACCAGCGGTAATACAGGTATTTCCTTTGCCGCCATTGGCAAGGCACTGGGGCATCAGGTGAAAATTATTATGCCCAACTGGTTAAGCAAAGAACGTATGGATATTATTAAAAGCCTAGGAGCAGAAGTTATCCCTATAAGTAAAGAGCAGGGTGGCTTCTTGGGCAGTATCAAGCTAAGTCTGGAACTTGCAGAAAAGGGAAATGTTTTTCTGCCAAAACAATTTGATAATTTGTATAATGCCGAAGCCCACGAAAAAACAACGGGTAGAGAGATCTGGGAGCAGCTGAGCAATATAGGGTTGAAGCCGGATGCTTTTGTGGCAGGTGTAGGTACAGGCGGTACAGTAATGGGCGTAGGAGCTTATCTGAAAAAAAAGAACCCTATCGTGCGTATTCATCCACTTGAACCGTTTGAGTCACCCACCTTGACCACCGGTTATAAAGTTGGGAGTCATCGGATTCAGGGTATCTCGGATGAGTTTATTCCCGCTATCGTAAATCTCAATGAACTCGATAGCGTTATTCAGGCTAAGGATGGCGACGCTATTATCATGGCACAAAAGCTATCCAAGCAACTAGGATTAGCGGTAGGAATATCTTCAGGTGCCAATGTGATTGGCGCCATTCAATTGGCTAATAAATTGGGTAAAGAGGCTGTAGTTGTCACTGTTTTAGCAGATAGCAATAAGAAATACCTAAGCACAGATCTTATGAAAGAAGAACCCATTTTTGCAGACTATTATTCCACTGACACAATTTTCACAGGTTTACTTCCTATAAGTCGATTAGCAACAGCAGTATTATAA
- a CDS encoding M16 family metallopeptidase: MFKKYFVKAFAALVGVLFMMPKLTSAQGPNLTKALAKDTAVTVGQLSNGLTYYIKPNAKPAQKVELRLVVKAGSILENPDQQGLAHFMEHMEFNGLKHYPKNELVDYLQKIGVRFGADLNANTGWDRTYFMVPIPTDNPANLEKGFQIVGDWAGGALITTDEVNEERHVILEELRMRDLNAQTRMLRKFLPDMLNGSRYAYRMSGGKDSIVADANPNLIREFYHDWYRPDLMAVIVVGDITVPEAEAFIKKYFGELKAPKAERARTYYHVEPYTKKQALVVSDSETTSYGYTLMYPAHKVKIDKTIGDYRKGLIKSIFIQCLNRKLRDIAQVSNPPFAGAQFDLSGSIGGITLQDEGMELDVTPIDNLQQSINAAVGALLNVAKYGFSPADIKTSEKAYLPYYENAYQERNDRPSASFTDVYADAFMKGTPLISISSEYNYVKELLPTITEKDINDYAREILVTPKHFFTMVTGPQKGKLVLPTEQGLLNMTNAAFEQQVQKNTEQKTAVNLLSQAPAPGKIVSETKDAALASITYTLSNGIKVTIKPTDFQKDQVLFSGVKYGGTNLYGAADKSNTTFLSSVIGTMGYGQFTPTQLSDFLSGIQANVGVSMSNIADMVSGSSSVKDIKTMLELTYLKLTSPRKDTALLRGWYSKLEARLPLLNADPQNAFKDSLTKFMYSNNPLTPIVIPTQQDMKNIDVDRILNIYKEQFGNAAGFHFFFVGNVNADSLKPLIEKYLASLPVEDIKPTYKDNGLRMVSGDKTFNFYKGSDKKSILLDIYHGDIAYSPELALRANMLGQIMTIELLNIVREEKQWIYSGGVSASVTKLPYGHYSITAQMPCGPENVQNIFTELDREIKGYIENGVSAEDLEKVKKAMIEQYKEEIKNNGTWAAELQQSLFWGSDKNDFLNYEQRVNAVTGEEIKATAGQLLQNNYIKVASFPQK; the protein is encoded by the coding sequence ATGTTTAAAAAGTATTTTGTAAAAGCCTTTGCCGCTTTAGTGGGTGTCTTATTCATGATGCCGAAGCTAACTAGCGCACAGGGCCCCAACCTAACCAAGGCTCTTGCCAAAGACACTGCAGTAACAGTGGGTCAACTATCTAATGGGCTAACCTACTATATCAAGCCCAATGCCAAGCCCGCGCAGAAAGTAGAACTACGGCTGGTAGTCAAGGCTGGATCTATATTAGAGAACCCCGATCAACAAGGGCTTGCACATTTTATGGAACATATGGAATTCAACGGACTCAAGCATTATCCAAAAAATGAACTCGTAGACTATTTGCAAAAAATAGGGGTGAGGTTTGGAGCCGACTTAAATGCCAATACTGGTTGGGATAGAACCTATTTTATGGTCCCTATCCCAACAGATAATCCTGCCAATTTAGAAAAAGGTTTTCAGATTGTGGGGGATTGGGCCGGGGGAGCTCTTATTACTACAGATGAAGTTAATGAAGAACGTCATGTCATCCTGGAAGAATTACGTATGCGTGATCTGAATGCCCAAACAAGAATGCTTCGGAAATTCTTACCGGATATGTTGAATGGGTCCAGATATGCCTACCGCATGTCAGGCGGAAAAGACAGTATCGTAGCAGATGCCAATCCGAATCTTATCAGAGAATTTTATCATGACTGGTATCGGCCGGATCTCATGGCTGTTATTGTAGTTGGCGATATCACTGTTCCGGAAGCTGAGGCCTTTATAAAAAAATATTTTGGTGAACTTAAAGCACCGAAAGCCGAAAGGGCAAGAACTTACTATCACGTAGAACCTTACACAAAAAAACAAGCGCTTGTCGTTAGCGACTCTGAGACGACGAGTTATGGTTATACCTTAATGTATCCTGCACATAAAGTAAAGATTGATAAAACGATTGGTGATTATAGAAAAGGATTGATTAAAAGTATTTTTATACAATGCTTAAATAGAAAGCTAAGAGATATTGCTCAAGTCTCTAATCCGCCTTTTGCAGGTGCACAGTTTGACCTAAGTGGCAGCATAGGTGGCATTACGCTACAGGACGAGGGGATGGAGCTAGATGTAACACCAATAGATAATTTACAACAATCTATTAATGCAGCAGTTGGTGCATTATTAAATGTGGCTAAATATGGCTTCAGTCCGGCAGATATCAAAACTTCTGAGAAAGCCTATCTGCCTTATTATGAGAATGCCTATCAGGAACGCAATGACCGGCCTTCGGCCTCTTTCACAGATGTCTATGCAGACGCCTTTATGAAAGGAACACCTTTAATCAGTATCAGTAGTGAATATAATTATGTAAAAGAATTGCTACCTACCATTACTGAAAAAGATATTAATGATTATGCAAGAGAAATATTAGTTACACCAAAGCATTTCTTCACCATGGTGACCGGTCCGCAGAAAGGTAAACTGGTATTACCCACAGAACAAGGGCTACTGAACATGACGAATGCTGCATTTGAACAGCAGGTACAAAAGAATACGGAACAAAAGACGGCGGTAAACTTGCTATCTCAAGCGCCTGCACCGGGAAAGATCGTATCTGAGACGAAAGATGCAGCACTGGCCTCTATCACTTATACCCTTAGTAACGGCATTAAAGTAACCATTAAGCCTACCGACTTCCAGAAAGACCAAGTATTGTTCAGTGGTGTTAAATATGGTGGCACCAACCTTTACGGTGCGGCGGATAAATCCAATACCACCTTTCTGAGCAGTGTCATTGGGACAATGGGTTATGGTCAGTTTACTCCTACGCAATTAAGCGATTTTCTAAGTGGCATCCAGGCGAATGTAGGTGTAAGCATGAGTAATATTGCTGATATGGTAAGTGGCAGCTCCTCTGTAAAGGATATCAAGACGATGCTGGAACTTACTTATTTAAAACTTACAAGCCCAAGAAAAGACACGGCTCTTTTAAGGGGCTGGTACAGTAAGTTAGAAGCACGTTTACCCTTACTCAATGCAGACCCGCAGAACGCCTTTAAAGATTCTTTGACGAAGTTTATGTACAGCAACAATCCGCTCACCCCCATTGTCATTCCTACACAGCAGGACATGAAGAATATAGATGTGGACAGGATTCTGAATATTTACAAGGAGCAGTTCGGCAATGCAGCTGGTTTTCACTTTTTCTTCGTAGGCAATGTAAATGCCGATAGTTTAAAACCGCTCATCGAGAAATACCTTGCCAGTCTTCCGGTAGAAGATATAAAACCAACTTACAAAGACAATGGTCTTAGAATGGTGAGTGGTGATAAGACTTTTAATTTTTACAAAGGCTCAGACAAGAAAAGTATTCTCTTAGATATCTATCACGGTGATATTGCCTATAGTCCCGAATTAGCTTTAAGAGCTAATATGCTGGGACAGATCATGACCATTGAATTACTCAATATCGTAAGAGAAGAGAAACAATGGATCTATAGTGGCGGTGTCTCTGCTTCCGTAACCAAACTTCCTTATGGTCATTACAGCATCACAGCCCAAATGCCTTGCGGGCCTGAGAATGTACAAAATATCTTTACTGAATTGGACAGGGAGATAAAAGGGTATATTGAAAATGGCGTATCAGCTGAAGATCTTGAAAAAGTAAAGAAAGCGATGATAGAACAATATAAGGAAGAAATAAAGAACAACGGCACATGGGCTGCCGAATTGCAACAATCACTCTTCTGGGGATCCGACAAGAATGACTTTTTAAATTATGAACAGCGCGTCAATGCTGTTACAGGGGAAGAAATAAAAGCAACGGCCGGGCAGCTATTACAAAACAATTATATTAAAGTGGCTTCCTTTCCACAAAAATAA
- the ppsA gene encoding phosphoenolpyruvate synthase encodes MMQQSIVLPLKGLRLEDIALVGGKCASLGEMITHLSELGIQVPNGFAITTNAYYAFIQQSGLEDFIKSEIKKIDFDNIESLRRSGLRIRQAISNTKFPYELSSEIIEAYEALSESYEQSYTDVAVRSSATAEDLPDASFAGQQETYLNVRGNASLIDAVRNCFASLFTDRAISYRENFHYDHFAIGLSVCVQKMVRSDLGSSGVAFSIDTETGFKDVVLINGSFGLGEMVVQGAVSPDEFISFKPLTKQGFPAIIEKKLGNKDKQMVYGNNADERVKIIQTDKSQQQKFCLNDEQIIQLSDWVCQIEDYYSQLKSHWCPVDVEWATDGLSGELFIVQARPETIHSNRDISTITAYAMEEQQPKKELLRGIAVGDKIATGKVNILYSLDKRITEGAVFQKGDILVTDMTDPDWEPIMKMAAAIITNKGGRTCHAAIVAREMGVPAIVGCGNVTEILSIGQEVTASCAEGDEGIVYEGVLNFSTREIDLKQLPEIKTAVKLNVASPSLAFKFAALPNKGVGLAREEFIINNYIKVHPLAILHHKALKDESLSSEITKIISGFVSEEQYFIQKLSFGIAKIAAAFYPNEVIVRFSDFKSNEYYNLLGGQYFEPKEENPMIGWRGASRYYSDKYKEAFGLECKAIANVRNHLGFKNVVVMIPFCRTPKELEKVYTVMKEYGLERGIDGLKVYLMAEIPSNIILAKEFAKNIDGFSIGSNDLTQLTLGLDRDSSLVADLYDERNEAVKMMISNLIDIAKASNVQVGICGQGPSDHPDFAQFLVEKGIDSVSVTPDALVKTIYAIHACENKIHV; translated from the coding sequence ATGATGCAACAGTCTATTGTTTTACCCTTAAAAGGGTTGCGTTTAGAGGATATTGCTTTGGTGGGTGGCAAATGTGCTTCGCTAGGTGAAATGATTACCCATCTCTCTGAACTGGGCATTCAGGTACCGAATGGTTTTGCCATTACCACCAATGCTTATTATGCTTTTATCCAGCAGAGTGGCCTGGAAGATTTTATTAAATCAGAAATTAAGAAAATTGATTTTGACAATATTGAATCACTTCGTCGTTCAGGACTGCGTATCCGCCAAGCCATCAGTAATACTAAATTCCCTTATGAGCTGAGTTCAGAAATTATTGAGGCCTATGAAGCACTTTCCGAAAGTTACGAACAATCCTATACAGATGTGGCGGTTCGTTCTTCTGCTACTGCAGAAGACTTGCCCGATGCTTCCTTCGCGGGACAGCAAGAAACCTATCTCAATGTAAGAGGCAACGCATCTTTGATTGATGCCGTAAGAAACTGTTTTGCTTCGCTATTTACTGATCGGGCTATCAGTTATCGGGAGAATTTTCATTATGATCATTTTGCTATCGGCCTCTCCGTATGTGTGCAGAAGATGGTGCGCTCCGACCTGGGTTCAAGCGGTGTAGCTTTTTCTATAGATACAGAAACGGGATTCAAAGACGTTGTGCTTATCAATGGTTCCTTCGGTCTGGGAGAGATGGTCGTACAAGGTGCTGTTTCACCTGATGAGTTTATCAGTTTTAAACCCTTAACCAAGCAAGGGTTCCCTGCTATTATTGAAAAGAAATTAGGGAATAAGGACAAGCAGATGGTCTATGGGAATAATGCTGACGAAAGGGTAAAAATTATTCAAACGGATAAAAGTCAACAACAGAAATTCTGTCTGAATGATGAACAGATAATACAATTATCAGATTGGGTATGTCAGATAGAAGATTATTATTCGCAATTAAAAAGCCATTGGTGTCCGGTGGATGTAGAATGGGCGACCGATGGATTAAGCGGTGAACTATTTATCGTGCAAGCACGCCCCGAAACCATTCATTCCAATAGAGACATATCGACTATTACAGCCTATGCTATGGAGGAACAACAGCCTAAAAAAGAACTGTTGAGGGGTATTGCTGTAGGAGATAAGATTGCCACCGGGAAAGTGAATATCCTGTATTCTTTGGATAAAAGGATTACAGAAGGAGCGGTATTCCAAAAAGGAGATATACTCGTTACGGATATGACGGACCCTGATTGGGAACCCATTATGAAAATGGCTGCTGCTATTATTACGAATAAAGGTGGAAGAACCTGCCATGCGGCCATTGTAGCCAGAGAGATGGGCGTTCCTGCGATAGTAGGCTGTGGTAATGTAACTGAGATTCTATCCATCGGTCAGGAGGTTACCGCTTCCTGCGCAGAAGGTGATGAAGGCATTGTATACGAAGGGGTGCTAAATTTTTCCACTAGAGAAATTGATTTAAAACAATTACCTGAAATTAAGACGGCAGTCAAACTAAATGTAGCCTCACCTTCGCTAGCCTTTAAATTTGCAGCACTTCCCAATAAAGGTGTAGGCTTAGCAAGAGAAGAATTTATTATTAATAATTATATTAAAGTACACCCGCTGGCAATCTTGCATCACAAGGCATTAAAAGATGAATCGCTCTCATCTGAGATAACTAAAATCATCAGTGGATTCGTTTCAGAGGAACAATATTTTATTCAGAAGCTTTCTTTTGGCATTGCAAAAATTGCTGCTGCTTTTTACCCGAATGAAGTTATCGTTCGTTTCTCGGATTTTAAAAGCAATGAGTATTATAATTTACTGGGTGGACAATATTTTGAGCCTAAAGAAGAGAACCCTATGATTGGCTGGCGCGGTGCTTCCAGGTATTATTCAGATAAATATAAAGAAGCCTTTGGGCTGGAATGTAAAGCCATTGCCAACGTGCGCAATCATCTTGGCTTCAAGAATGTGGTGGTAATGATTCCCTTTTGCAGAACACCAAAAGAATTGGAGAAAGTCTATACGGTGATGAAGGAATACGGCTTAGAAAGAGGAATAGATGGCTTGAAGGTTTATCTGATGGCAGAGATTCCTTCCAATATCATTCTTGCCAAAGAATTTGCCAAAAACATTGATGGCTTCTCTATCGGCTCCAATGATCTAACACAATTGACCTTAGGACTGGACAGGGATTCTTCATTGGTTGCCGACCTCTATGATGAAAGAAATGAAGCCGTGAAGATGATGATCAGTAATCTCATTGATATTGCTAAGGCTTCTAATGTACAAGTAGGCATTTGTGGGCAGGGTCCTTCTGATCATCCCGACTTTGCACAATTCCTGGTCGAAAAAGGGATCGATAGTGTTTCTGTTACACCCGACGCCCTGGTGAAAACGATTTATGCCATTCATGCCTGCGAGAACAAGATACACGTTTAA
- a CDS encoding protein-disulfide reductase DsbD domain-containing protein, producing MKKLVTLLVFGFITITSFAQQSPVNWTYKAVKENANTYKVIFTATFPAPWHIYSQTTPDGGPVPTSFEFAKNPLLNLQGKTSEKGDMKVTHDKNFGVDVKFYSNKVAFIQTVKVKGNIKTNISGTINFMVCNDHECLPPSDQKFSVALQ from the coding sequence ATGAAAAAATTAGTAACGCTATTAGTTTTTGGCTTTATCACCATAACAAGTTTTGCACAACAGTCTCCTGTAAATTGGACTTACAAAGCAGTAAAAGAAAATGCAAACACTTACAAAGTGATTTTTACAGCGACTTTTCCTGCTCCTTGGCATATTTATTCTCAGACTACGCCTGATGGCGGACCTGTGCCTACCTCCTTTGAATTTGCAAAGAATCCACTGCTAAACCTTCAAGGCAAAACATCAGAAAAGGGCGATATGAAAGTGACCCACGATAAAAACTTTGGTGTAGACGTAAAGTTTTATTCCAACAAAGTAGCATTTATCCAAACAGTGAAGGTAAAAGGAAATATAAAGACAAATATCTCAGGCACGATCAATTTTATGGTCTGTAATGACCACGAATGTCTGCCACCATCAGACCAAAAATTCTCAGTAGCATTACAATAA
- a CDS encoding Lrp/AsnC family transcriptional regulator, producing the protein MTTGELDETDRVILKILQVDATLTNKEIADKVHKSTAAIHERIRRLKSSGFIKKIVAIVDRKKIDKGLVTFSQVLLNNHTAQTLEKFEQEVIRFPEVLECFQMTGAFDFILRVATKDMDEYHHFYRNKLGRLPNITTVQSFFVLSEAKNDTAYPL; encoded by the coding sequence ATGACCACAGGAGAATTAGACGAAACAGACAGAGTTATTTTGAAAATACTACAGGTGGATGCCACTTTGACCAACAAAGAAATTGCTGATAAAGTACATAAATCAACCGCTGCTATTCACGAAAGAATAAGACGATTGAAAAGCAGTGGTTTTATAAAAAAAATTGTGGCCATTGTGGACCGGAAAAAGATTGACAAGGGCTTAGTCACTTTCAGTCAGGTGCTGCTGAATAACCACACAGCCCAAACTTTGGAAAAGTTTGAGCAGGAGGTAATTCGATTTCCGGAAGTATTGGAATGCTTTCAGATGACGGGCGCTTTTGATTTTATTTTACGTGTAGCTACTAAAGACATGGATGAATATCATCATTTTTACAGGAATAAACTAGGAAGGCTGCCCAATATTACAACGGTACAAAGCTTCTTTGTTTTGTCCGAAGCTAAAAACGATACTGCTTATCCTTTGTGA
- a CDS encoding AhpC/TSA family protein: MKKIILSIFLLATLTVEAQEKQANQFVLNGTLNGVNTGMMYLYYTNNEDTRIKDSAAIVNGIFSFKGEIDEPTMAYLALKEEKRTNKNSVSFFLEPSEMAVQLLLNKFNDATFTGSKTQDEYAALQAKKNKVEKRWTVVMDTLTEVNKRSNVEYQKLKDWALLPYFAEMKDLDYTFFANHPRSPVTAFELGFHVATLTLDSLEMFYNRLGKKIQQSNNGKHLAIEIQKLRAGSPGSIAANFKAIDINGSPLSLSDFKGKYVLLDFWASWCVPCRASNPHMIKLYHQYHTKGLDIIGVSDDDSKPDAWKKAVAKDGVGIWHNVLRGFDKNKMEKGEKNEKDIAEKYGIHSLPTKILIDRKGAIIGRYDQGTDEEEKAMDEKLKSIFSTE; encoded by the coding sequence GTGAAAAAAATAATTCTGAGTATTTTCCTTTTGGCAACATTGACAGTTGAAGCTCAAGAAAAGCAGGCTAACCAGTTCGTTTTAAATGGAACCTTAAATGGAGTAAATACAGGCATGATGTATCTTTATTATACTAATAATGAGGACACAAGAATAAAAGATAGTGCTGCTATCGTGAATGGAATATTTTCTTTCAAGGGAGAAATTGATGAACCAACAATGGCTTATTTGGCGTTGAAAGAAGAAAAAAGGACCAATAAAAATTCGGTAAGTTTTTTTCTTGAACCTTCAGAAATGGCAGTCCAATTATTACTTAATAAATTTAATGATGCAACATTTACCGGATCTAAAACGCAAGATGAATATGCTGCCTTGCAAGCAAAGAAAAATAAAGTTGAGAAACGTTGGACGGTAGTGATGGACACGCTTACCGAAGTAAACAAAAGAAGTAATGTTGAATATCAGAAGTTGAAGGATTGGGCACTATTACCTTATTTTGCAGAAATGAAAGACTTGGATTACACTTTTTTTGCCAATCATCCTCGATCTCCTGTAACCGCCTTTGAGTTAGGTTTTCACGTTGCTACGCTTACATTGGATTCTTTGGAGATGTTCTATAATAGACTGGGTAAAAAAATACAGCAATCGAATAATGGAAAACATCTGGCAATTGAGATTCAAAAGCTACGTGCAGGTTCGCCGGGAAGTATTGCAGCAAATTTTAAGGCCATCGATATAAATGGAAGCCCCTTAAGTTTGTCAGATTTTAAAGGAAAATATGTACTACTCGATTTTTGGGCAAGCTGGTGTGTTCCTTGCCGCGCGAGCAATCCGCATATGATTAAATTGTACCATCAATATCATACGAAAGGGCTTGATATTATTGGAGTTTCAGATGACGATAGTAAGCCGGATGCTTGGAAAAAAGCGGTAGCCAAAGATGGCGTAGGTATTTGGCACAATGTGTTACGCGGTTTTGATAAAAATAAAATGGAAAAGGGTGAAAAAAATGAAAAGGATATTGCTGAAAAATATGGTATTCATTCATTACCTACGAAGATTTTGATTGATAGGAAAGGAGCCATTATTGGACGTTATGATCAAGGAACAGACGAAGAAGAAAAAGCTATGGATGAAAAATTGAAGTCGATTTTTAGTACTGAATAA